In Oscillatoria acuminata PCC 6304, a single window of DNA contains:
- a CDS encoding tetratricopeptide repeat protein — translation MEKRLRTTANPWQRQVIRIALLCLVCLFTWIGTFTPAYAQSEEVETRGLGTEAILQLEELGTQAFAAMNAGDLEGAEKYWTQFLEQVPDNAAAWSNRGNVKVSLNKLEEAIADYNQAIALAPDAPDPYLNRGTAYEGLKRWDDAIADYNHVLELDPEDPAAYNNRGNAEAGRGNWTEAVANYQKASELAPDYAFARANYTLALYQTGEEAAAIQSMKNILRKYPKFADMRAALTAALWTQGNRGEAESNWVSAVGLDTRYKDLDWVANTRRWPPEMVSALEKFLKIE, via the coding sequence ATGGAGAAACGATTGAGAACAACAGCGAACCCTTGGCAACGGCAGGTAATCAGAATCGCATTGCTCTGTTTAGTTTGTTTATTCACTTGGATTGGAACCTTCACCCCAGCTTATGCTCAATCTGAGGAAGTGGAAACCCGAGGACTGGGGACCGAAGCGATTTTACAACTGGAAGAACTAGGAACTCAAGCCTTTGCGGCGATGAATGCCGGGGATTTAGAGGGGGCCGAAAAATACTGGACTCAGTTTTTAGAACAGGTGCCGGATAATGCGGCTGCCTGGAGTAATCGGGGGAATGTCAAGGTGAGTTTAAATAAACTCGAAGAGGCGATCGCGGACTATAATCAGGCGATCGCACTTGCACCCGATGCTCCCGACCCCTATCTCAATCGCGGCACTGCCTATGAAGGGTTAAAACGCTGGGACGATGCGATCGCCGACTACAACCATGTCCTCGAACTCGACCCCGAAGACCCTGCCGCCTACAATAATCGCGGCAATGCCGAAGCGGGACGAGGAAATTGGACTGAAGCAGTCGCCAACTATCAAAAAGCCAGTGAACTCGCCCCAGACTACGCCTTCGCCCGCGCTAATTACACCCTCGCCCTCTACCAAACCGGGGAAGAAGCAGCCGCCATCCAGTCCATGAAAAATATCCTCCGCAAATATCCCAAATTTGCCGATATGCGCGCCGCCCTCACCGCCGCCCTCTGGACCCAAGGAAATCGCGGCGAAGCCGAAAGCAATTGGGTTTCCGCCGTCGGTTTAGACACCCGCTACAAAGATTTAGACTGGGTTGCTAACACCCGCCGTTGGCCCCCAGAAATGGTTAGCGCCCTGGAGAAGTTTCTTAAGATTGAGTGA
- the ruvB gene encoding Holliday junction branch migration DNA helicase RuvB: MAIISSHNPTDPPKKERKTAEKGATYNPSNPGLLEPEATPEEQTNIHQEESIRPHRLADYIGQKDLKEVLDIAIKAAQSRSEALDHLLLYGPPGLGKTTMALILSSEMKVGCKITSAPALERPRDIVGLLVNLQPGDVLFIDEIHRLSRMSEEILYPALEDFRVDITIGKGQSARTRSIPLQRFTLVGATTRIGNLSSPLRDRFGLIQRLRFYEVDELTAIVQRTAELLQTPITPDGCEEIARRSRGTPRIANRLLKRVRDYAQVKECGDINAFVANQALELFNVDPIGLDWTDQRLLKMLIENFNGGPVGLETLAAAAGEDSQTIEEVYEPYLLQIGYLNRTHRGRTATPAAWRHFGYNPPPEQLSLRI; the protein is encoded by the coding sequence ATGGCAATCATCTCTTCCCATAACCCCACCGATCCACCGAAGAAAGAGCGCAAAACTGCTGAAAAAGGTGCAACCTACAATCCTTCAAACCCTGGACTCCTGGAACCCGAAGCCACTCCAGAAGAACAAACCAACATTCACCAAGAAGAAAGCATTCGCCCCCACCGATTGGCTGATTATATCGGACAAAAAGATTTGAAAGAAGTCCTGGATATTGCCATCAAAGCGGCCCAATCGCGATCGGAAGCCCTGGATCATTTATTACTCTATGGTCCCCCGGGTTTGGGCAAAACCACAATGGCTTTAATTTTATCCAGTGAAATGAAAGTGGGCTGTAAAATTACCTCAGCCCCTGCTTTAGAACGCCCCCGAGATATCGTCGGGTTACTGGTGAATCTGCAACCTGGGGATGTGTTGTTCATCGATGAAATTCATCGCCTGAGTCGGATGAGTGAAGAAATTCTCTATCCGGCATTGGAAGATTTTCGCGTGGATATTACCATTGGCAAAGGACAAAGTGCCAGAACTCGGAGTATTCCTCTGCAAAGGTTTACCCTGGTGGGAGCCACCACCCGCATTGGCAATCTTTCCTCCCCCCTGCGCGATCGCTTCGGGTTGATTCAACGGTTGCGCTTCTACGAGGTGGATGAACTCACGGCGATCGTTCAACGCACTGCCGAACTCCTGCAAACCCCGATCACCCCTGATGGATGCGAAGAAATTGCCCGTCGTTCTAGAGGAACTCCCCGGATCGCCAATCGCCTGCTCAAACGGGTGCGCGACTACGCCCAAGTCAAGGAATGCGGAGATATTAACGCCTTCGTCGCCAATCAAGCCTTAGAATTGTTTAACGTAGACCCGATCGGTCTGGATTGGACCGACCAACGTTTATTAAAAATGTTGATTGAAAACTTCAACGGCGGCCCAGTGGGGTTAGAAACCCTCGCTGCTGCTGCCGGAGAGGATTCTCAAACCATTGAGGAGGTTTATGAGCCTTATTTATTGCAAATCGGCTATTTGAATCGCACCCATCGAGGTAGAACCGCCACCCCAGCCGCTTGGCGGCATTTCGGTTACAACCCACCTCCGGAACAATTGTCTTTGAGGATTTAG
- a CDS encoding class I SAM-dependent methyltransferase: MKSIDIYPTKGYLDRAVIVKDELVLQGWVAPLQGDCPVDQFQVTFADQPLSNLNCTLGMPSEDVKKVYPDLKGADKARFEIRATLTPEQQQQQQDVLITATPLVNGEAGTMLLNLIEPTLPLPPEEYIQYIGGGFTNIGLEFLGYFIQRGVLRPSDRVLDVGCGIGRMAYTLAYYLNAQGSYEGFDIHKPLIEVAAQTFGDRCRNFRFEHADIYNPMYNPESPVEAAEYRFPYPNERFNFVFLTSVFTHMRAPEVRQYLNEINRVMKPGSRCMIACFLLNPESESYIRLGKSTQNIVHKLEECFTSTLEVPEEAIGFKEPLLLEWISKRGFSVVGKYYGGWCGRPYLTSYQDILVLQKD; encoded by the coding sequence ATGAAATCAATCGACATTTACCCCACAAAGGGCTATCTGGACCGCGCTGTGATCGTTAAAGATGAGTTGGTTCTGCAAGGATGGGTGGCCCCGCTTCAAGGCGACTGCCCAGTGGACCAATTTCAAGTCACCTTTGCTGATCAGCCATTGAGCAATTTAAACTGCACCCTGGGGATGCCTTCTGAGGATGTGAAAAAGGTTTATCCCGACTTAAAAGGGGCTGACAAAGCTCGGTTTGAGATTCGCGCTACCCTGACGCCTGAACAGCAACAACAGCAGCAGGATGTGTTGATTACGGCCACTCCCTTGGTGAATGGGGAAGCTGGGACGATGCTGCTGAACCTGATAGAACCCACTCTCCCTCTGCCACCGGAGGAGTACATCCAATATATTGGGGGGGGGTTTACGAATATTGGGTTAGAGTTTTTGGGCTATTTTATCCAACGGGGGGTATTACGACCGAGCGATCGCGTCTTGGATGTGGGCTGTGGAATTGGTCGGATGGCCTACACTTTGGCCTATTATCTCAATGCTCAGGGCAGTTATGAAGGGTTTGATATTCATAAACCCCTGATTGAGGTGGCGGCTCAAACTTTTGGCGATCGCTGTCGGAACTTTCGCTTTGAACACGCGGATATCTACAACCCGATGTACAACCCAGAAAGTCCCGTAGAAGCGGCAGAGTATCGCTTTCCCTATCCCAATGAGCGGTTTAATTTTGTGTTTTTGACCTCGGTGTTTACCCACATGAGAGCGCCCGAGGTCCGTCAGTACCTGAATGAGATTAACCGGGTGATGAAACCGGGGAGTCGGTGCATGATCGCCTGCTTTTTGCTAAATCCCGAGTCAGAATCTTATATTCGCCTGGGGAAAAGCACCCAGAATATCGTTCATAAATTGGAAGAGTGTTTTACCAGTACCCTGGAAGTCCCGGAAGAGGCGATCGGGTTTAAGGAACCCCTGCTATTAGAGTGGATCTCCAAAAGAGGATTTAGTGTCGTCGGAAAATATTATGGCGGATGGTGTGGACGCCCGTATCTGACGAGCTATCAGGATATACTGGTTTTGCAAAAAGACTAA
- a CDS encoding ABC transporter permease, producing MKGAFRKANPISQRSLLDEQLLVKLNLLKTLVQRDLAARYKGSVLGNLWPLLNQLSQLLIYTYVFSIILKVRLPANNLPENSFTFGLWLFAGLVPWIAFTTGFMQAANVVVGQPNLVKKVVFPLSLLPLVPVLSAFIESTFGLMALIVMLAISSDTLHLTLFLLPLVWVTQLLFTAGLGYLTSGFTVFLRDIPQTLIVLVNLWFYLTPICYPATVIPEQWRELVFWLNPMAAIAETYRDIILVGEINHPGEWAVATLISLVIFGLGFWSYRRLRPAFADVI from the coding sequence ATCAAAGGAGCCTTTCGCAAGGCAAACCCCATTTCCCAAAGGTCACTGCTCGATGAACAATTGTTAGTGAAGCTCAACCTGCTCAAAACCCTAGTCCAACGAGACTTAGCCGCCCGTTATAAAGGGTCAGTTTTGGGCAATTTGTGGCCGTTGCTTAATCAGCTTTCCCAATTGTTAATTTACACTTACGTCTTCTCGATTATTTTAAAAGTTAGGCTTCCGGCCAATAACTTACCGGAAAATAGCTTTACCTTCGGGTTATGGTTGTTTGCAGGATTGGTTCCCTGGATTGCTTTTACCACTGGCTTTATGCAAGCGGCTAATGTAGTTGTGGGACAACCCAATTTAGTCAAAAAAGTTGTTTTCCCCCTGAGTTTACTGCCCTTAGTACCCGTCCTTTCCGCCTTTATTGAAAGTACCTTTGGACTGATGGCACTGATTGTGATGTTGGCGATTTCGTCGGATACCCTGCATCTAACTCTGTTCCTCCTCCCCTTGGTGTGGGTGACCCAACTGCTGTTCACCGCTGGACTGGGATATTTAACCTCGGGATTTACCGTATTTTTGCGAGACATTCCCCAAACCCTGATTGTCTTGGTGAATTTGTGGTTTTATTTAACTCCAATTTGCTATCCAGCCACGGTGATTCCTGAGCAATGGCGGGAATTAGTGTTTTGGTTGAATCCAATGGCGGCGATCGCAGAAACCTATCGAGATATCATCCTCGTTGGAGAAATCAACCACCCCGGAGAATGGGCGGTTGCTACTTTGATTTCTTTAGTCATCTTTGGACTCGGTTTCTGGTCCTACCGGCGCTTACGCCCCGCCTTTGCTGATGTCATCTAA
- a CDS encoding ABC transporter ATP-binding protein yields the protein MGEIAISLKNVSKCFKRYRHPADRLKEILLPGKVRSDEFWALRDISLELPKGKTLGVVGRNGSGKSTLLQTIVGTLSPTSGQVEVKGRISALLELGSGFNPEFTGRQNVFFNAQLLGLSLQEVENRFDEIVAFADIGDFLDQPVKTYSSGMFVRLAFAVATSVDPDILIVDEALSVGDEAFQRKCFARIETIQERGGTILFVSHAAAMVIELCDSAIFMHDGELLLYHTPKIVVDKYQKLIYSPPHKVDALCDEIRKLNHEKDEPEETPKLPLFKGHSGEFAIPASSGPVEQAARAYYDEDLQPSNTLHYESRGAKIIEPHIMTPTGKKVNNLVGRHEYVYTYTVEFLETASQIRCGMLVKTISGLDLGGASHSFSEHSLQTVEAGTKVVVKFRFKCLLNPGVYFLNAGVSGIVNGDFTYLARCIDVAMFRVQQEQSLSATGIVDLLVKPSVTVDAEVPEMVKEIELI from the coding sequence ATGGGTGAAATTGCAATTTCGCTAAAAAATGTTTCCAAATGCTTCAAACGCTATCGGCATCCCGCCGATCGCCTGAAAGAAATTCTCCTCCCTGGCAAAGTCAGATCCGATGAATTTTGGGCTTTACGCGATATCTCCCTAGAACTTCCTAAAGGCAAAACCCTCGGCGTTGTCGGTCGCAATGGCTCCGGAAAAAGTACCCTCCTCCAAACCATTGTCGGCACGCTCTCTCCCACCAGCGGACAAGTCGAAGTCAAAGGCAGAATTTCCGCCCTCCTAGAACTCGGCAGTGGGTTTAATCCCGAATTTACCGGACGGCAAAATGTCTTTTTTAATGCTCAATTACTCGGTCTATCTCTGCAAGAAGTAGAGAATCGATTCGATGAAATTGTCGCCTTTGCGGATATCGGTGATTTCCTGGATCAGCCCGTCAAAACCTACTCCAGCGGGATGTTTGTCCGATTGGCCTTTGCTGTTGCTACCAGCGTTGACCCGGATATTCTGATTGTGGATGAAGCCCTTTCCGTGGGAGATGAAGCGTTTCAACGCAAGTGTTTTGCGCGGATTGAAACCATCCAAGAACGAGGCGGGACGATTTTATTTGTCTCCCATGCCGCTGCGATGGTGATTGAGTTATGTGATTCCGCAATTTTCATGCATGATGGGGAATTGCTGCTCTATCATACGCCAAAAATTGTGGTGGATAAATATCAAAAACTGATTTATTCTCCCCCCCATAAAGTGGATGCCTTGTGCGACGAGATTCGCAAGTTAAATCACGAAAAAGATGAGCCAGAAGAGACGCCCAAACTGCCATTATTTAAGGGGCATTCCGGTGAATTTGCCATCCCCGCCTCGTCGGGTCCGGTAGAACAGGCCGCCCGGGCTTATTATGATGAGGACCTGCAACCGAGCAATACCCTGCACTACGAATCGCGAGGGGCCAAAATTATTGAACCCCACATCATGACCCCCACTGGGAAAAAAGTGAACAACTTGGTGGGTCGTCACGAATATGTTTACACCTATACGGTGGAATTTTTGGAGACTGCTTCTCAAATTCGCTGTGGGATGTTGGTGAAAACCATTAGTGGGTTAGACCTCGGTGGGGCGTCCCACTCATTTTCCGAACATTCTCTGCAAACAGTTGAAGCGGGGACGAAAGTTGTTGTAAAATTCCGGTTTAAATGTTTGCTCAATCCGGGAGTCTATTTTTTAAATGCTGGAGTTTCGGGGATTGTCAATGGGGATTTTACCTATTTAGCCCGCTGTATTGATGTGGCAATGTTCCGGGTTCAACAGGAACAGAGCTTATCCGCCACCGGCATTGTCGATTTACTGGTTAAACCCAGCGTAACGGTTGATGCAGAGGTCCCGGAAATGGTCAAAGAAATTGAATTGATTTGA
- a CDS encoding sulfotransferase family protein: MSLPLIVTGMHRSGTSLIASLIKVIGVELGDRLYQADCFNVKGYFEDLDFLEFQRSLLQDSCPPGAPGWPDWGWTEQESLNVDHFQTGLATAQGLIDSRNAQGGLWGWKDPRTSLMLDFWQALLPDARYLFVYRLPWDVVDSILRLNSGIFSQRPDYAIRSWAYYNRHILDFYRRYPDRCLLVNINALLAQPSKLVKLLETKLNLPVKSGLDDSAFQTIYDPNLFQQLPSERPLVQFLQHPELPYLSILEELDWTADLPSHFTPEPQSDSLPLEIYPLWLHHEAVQAKIQLETLANSTDGAGKIQAECDRLRDQIAWMETSKFWKLKVKWSELKGAVARTVNLKSSQL; this comes from the coding sequence ATGTCGTTGCCCCTGATCGTAACCGGAATGCACCGTTCGGGAACTTCTCTGATCGCTTCGTTGATTAAAGTCATCGGGGTGGAACTTGGCGATCGCCTCTATCAAGCAGACTGTTTTAATGTCAAGGGGTATTTCGAGGACCTGGATTTTCTGGAGTTCCAGCGATCGCTACTCCAAGACAGTTGTCCCCCTGGGGCTCCCGGTTGGCCAGATTGGGGTTGGACGGAACAGGAATCCCTCAATGTTGACCACTTTCAAACGGGTTTGGCAACGGCACAAGGATTAATTGACTCGCGAAATGCTCAAGGAGGACTCTGGGGTTGGAAGGACCCCCGGACTTCCTTGATGCTGGATTTTTGGCAGGCGTTACTCCCTGACGCCCGTTATTTATTCGTGTACCGTCTCCCCTGGGATGTGGTGGATTCCATTTTGCGTTTAAATAGTGGGATTTTTTCCCAGCGTCCCGATTATGCCATCCGCAGTTGGGCCTATTATAATCGCCATATTTTAGATTTCTATCGCCGCTATCCCGATCGCTGTCTGTTGGTGAATATTAATGCGCTTTTAGCACAACCGAGCAAACTGGTCAAACTTTTAGAAACAAAGTTAAATCTTCCCGTAAAATCGGGGTTAGATGACTCAGCATTTCAAACCATTTATGACCCGAATTTATTTCAGCAATTACCCAGTGAGCGCCCCTTAGTGCAATTTCTCCAACATCCAGAACTGCCCTATCTTTCTATTTTAGAAGAACTGGATTGGACGGCGGATCTACCCAGTCATTTTACTCCAGAACCCCAGTCGGATTCGTTACCCCTAGAAATTTATCCCCTCTGGTTGCATCATGAAGCGGTCCAGGCCAAAATTCAGCTAGAAACCCTGGCCAATTCGACGGATGGGGCGGGTAAGATTCAGGCTGAATGCGATCGCCTCCGAGACCAGATTGCTTGGATGGAAACCTCGAAGTTCTGGAAACTCAAGGTAAAATGGTCTGAATTGAAAGGGGCCGTTGCCCGCACTGTCAATCTCAAATCAAGCCAATTATAG
- a CDS encoding glycosyltransferase family 2 protein: MSESAAVYAISKIAVSVIIPCYNQGEFVLEAVASVESCQDKVYEILIVNDGSTSPVTQKVLSYLEEKGYQVIHQSNQGLAAARNTGIKKAQGRYILPLDADNKIKPAYITEAVDILDEQPEVGVVYGNAELFGEKTGIVEVPDFDINRLVAGNYIDACAVFRRTVWQDCGGYDSQIPHKLGYEDWDFWLGVAEKGWQFHHISEVMYEYRFRANSMVSACNIPQNRRELFRYICSKHIGLYATNFANIFAQKECERLEEQEKREEIAANLNKTEVKLALLRSQLEETETELQVFRARVEETEALDPRAKIAELEEEIQDLQEELGRSQGENQSLASQIQDLQQQLVQSRADFEVQREEALGSSQHQQQELEQTRTQMQAQLDELTHQSQQQTAQLQAEWEGQLHERDRLHHQLQIQILQTQTSLEQAQLEIAAMHTSKFWKLRTQWFKLKQAFRMTNPVKG; the protein is encoded by the coding sequence ATGTCGGAATCGGCAGCAGTCTATGCAATTTCCAAGATAGCAGTATCGGTGATTATTCCTTGTTACAACCAAGGAGAATTTGTTTTAGAAGCAGTCGCCAGTGTCGAAAGCTGTCAAGACAAGGTTTATGAAATTTTAATTGTTAATGATGGTTCGACCTCCCCGGTCACCCAAAAGGTGCTGAGTTATCTCGAAGAAAAAGGCTATCAGGTGATTCACCAATCCAATCAAGGACTGGCTGCTGCCCGCAATACCGGCATCAAAAAGGCCCAGGGTCGCTACATTTTACCCTTAGATGCTGATAATAAAATTAAACCCGCCTATATCACCGAAGCGGTGGATATTCTAGACGAACAGCCGGAAGTGGGAGTGGTCTATGGCAATGCGGAATTATTTGGAGAAAAAACCGGGATTGTTGAGGTTCCCGACTTTGATATCAATCGCCTGGTGGCGGGAAATTATATTGATGCCTGTGCCGTTTTTAGAAGAACGGTTTGGCAGGACTGTGGGGGATATGATTCCCAGATTCCCCACAAGTTAGGCTATGAAGATTGGGATTTTTGGTTAGGGGTTGCGGAGAAAGGCTGGCAATTTCACCATATTTCTGAGGTGATGTATGAGTATCGCTTTCGGGCAAATTCAATGGTGAGTGCTTGTAATATTCCTCAGAATCGGCGGGAATTATTTCGCTATATTTGTAGTAAGCATATTGGATTATACGCGACGAATTTTGCGAATATTTTTGCTCAGAAAGAGTGTGAACGGTTAGAAGAACAAGAGAAAAGAGAAGAAATTGCGGCCAATTTGAACAAAACTGAGGTGAAATTAGCGCTGTTGCGATCGCAATTGGAAGAAACGGAAACCGAGTTGCAAGTCTTCAGAGCACGAGTAGAAGAAACCGAGGCATTGGACCCGAGGGCAAAAATAGCCGAGTTGGAGGAGGAAATCCAGGACTTGCAAGAGGAACTGGGGCGATCGCAGGGGGAAAACCAATCGTTAGCGTCTCAAATTCAGGACTTACAGCAGCAGTTAGTGCAATCTCGCGCTGACTTTGAGGTGCAACGGGAGGAAGCGTTGGGATCTTCTCAACACCAACAGCAGGAACTTGAACAAACCCGGACCCAGATGCAAGCACAACTGGATGAACTCACCCACCAGTCCCAACAGCAGACTGCCCAACTCCAGGCGGAGTGGGAGGGCCAACTTCATGAGCGCGATCGCCTCCACCATCAACTCCAAATCCAGATTCTCCAGACTCAGACTTCCCTGGAACAAGCTCAACTGGAAATTGCAGCGATGCATACCAGTAAATTCTGGAAATTACGGACCCAATGGTTTAAGCTAAAACAAGCTTTCCGGATGACAAATCCGGTGAAGGGATGA
- a CDS encoding glycosyltransferase family 2 protein, translated as MRNHPLSRTLDNLSRTQRLSKRFYEKVKTQGVRYALARLFRKLYFKLDNNPLPGPGAPEVTHPYADYHFWLGQNSSRAADLRHKAQTLQVFQYQPLISIVMPVYNTPELYLRMALDSVTSQIYPYWELCIADDASTADHIRPILKEYAERDERIKLVFREKNGHISAASNSAIALATGDYIALLDHDDMLNADALYEMALWLNLHPDADMIYSDEDKVDDSNMLRDPFFKPDWCPDSFLSRMYTCHLGLYRRAIVEEIGGFRIGYEGSQDYDFVLRFTEKTDKIYHIPKILYHWRIHSESTASELENKNYAIDAAEKALTEALVRRGEPGRVIATPGGHWIVRYHIQDYQRVTVIIPTRNLGSILNTCLTSIFEKTTYPNYEVLVIDNGSDEPETLELFSKWQAQEPDRFRCIQYDVPFNFSKINNYAVTQAEGQYLLFLNNDTEVLDGEWMTAMVEQVQRPSVGAVGALLLYPDDSIQHAGVVIGLGGVAGHSHKHFPSQVPGYYYQLKTVNNYSAVTAACLMCRREVFESVGGFNEEDLSIAFNDVDLCLKMGEQGYRNLYLPHVVLYHYESKSRGFEDTPEKIARFSKEIDYMRNRWKPIIHHDPCYSPNLTRDREDYSIWI; from the coding sequence ATGCGAAACCATCCTCTGTCCCGAACCCTCGACAACTTATCCCGCACCCAGCGGTTATCTAAACGGTTTTACGAAAAAGTAAAAACCCAAGGCGTTCGCTATGCACTGGCGCGATTATTTCGTAAACTTTATTTTAAATTAGATAATAATCCGCTTCCGGGTCCAGGCGCGCCGGAAGTTACTCATCCTTATGCCGATTATCATTTTTGGCTGGGTCAGAATTCATCTCGGGCAGCAGATTTACGGCACAAAGCACAAACGTTACAGGTGTTTCAATATCAGCCGTTAATTAGTATTGTGATGCCGGTTTATAATACCCCCGAGCTCTATTTGAGAATGGCACTGGATTCGGTGACTTCTCAGATTTATCCCTACTGGGAACTCTGCATCGCCGATGATGCTTCAACGGCGGATCATATCCGGCCTATTTTAAAAGAATATGCGGAACGCGATGAGCGGATTAAGTTAGTGTTTCGCGAGAAAAATGGTCATATTTCGGCGGCATCTAATTCCGCGATCGCCTTGGCAACCGGGGACTATATTGCCCTATTAGACCATGATGATATGCTCAATGCCGATGCCTTATATGAAATGGCTTTATGGCTGAATCTGCATCCTGATGCGGATATGATTTATAGCGATGAAGATAAAGTGGATGACAGCAATATGCTGCGGGACCCGTTCTTTAAACCAGACTGGTGTCCGGATTCTTTTCTCTCGCGAATGTACACCTGCCACTTGGGATTATATCGTCGGGCGATCGTCGAGGAAATTGGCGGATTTAGAATCGGTTATGAAGGGTCTCAAGACTACGATTTTGTCTTACGATTTACGGAAAAAACCGATAAAATTTATCATATTCCGAAAATTCTCTACCACTGGCGCATTCATTCGGAATCCACCGCCAGCGAGTTAGAAAACAAAAACTATGCCATTGATGCGGCTGAAAAAGCCCTCACGGAAGCATTAGTCCGCCGGGGAGAACCGGGACGAGTTATCGCCACTCCTGGCGGACACTGGATTGTCCGCTATCATATCCAGGATTATCAGCGAGTTACGGTGATTATTCCCACCCGGAATTTAGGGTCAATTCTCAACACCTGCCTGACTTCAATTTTTGAGAAAACCACCTATCCCAATTATGAAGTATTGGTGATTGATAATGGCAGTGATGAACCGGAAACCCTAGAGTTATTCAGTAAATGGCAAGCGCAAGAACCGGACCGATTTCGCTGCATTCAATACGACGTTCCCTTTAATTTTTCTAAAATTAATAACTATGCCGTAACCCAAGCAGAAGGCCAGTATTTGCTATTTTTAAATAACGATACCGAAGTGCTAGATGGGGAATGGATGACGGCGATGGTAGAACAGGTCCAACGCCCGAGTGTTGGCGCAGTGGGTGCGTTGTTGTTGTACCCGGATGATAGCATCCAACACGCCGGGGTTGTGATTGGATTAGGGGGAGTTGCAGGTCACAGTCACAAGCATTTTCCGTCCCAAGTTCCGGGATATTACTATCAACTCAAGACGGTGAATAATTATTCCGCAGTCACCGCCGCCTGTTTGATGTGTCGTCGGGAGGTGTTTGAATCCGTGGGAGGGTTTAATGAGGAAGATTTGAGCATCGCTTTTAATGATGTGGACTTATGTTTGAAAATGGGGGAACAGGGGTATCGCAATCTCTATTTGCCTCATGTGGTTTTGTATCACTATGAATCAAAAAGTCGAGGATTTGAAGATACGCCGGAAAAAATTGCTCGATTTTCTAAAGAGATTGACTATATGCGGAATCGCTGGAAACCTATCATTCACCACGATCCATGCTATAGTCCGAATTTAACTCGCGATCGCGAAGATTATAGCATCTGGATTTAA
- a CDS encoding class I SAM-dependent methyltransferase, which translates to MLSKPFLYCIDSPQPKDAISAAFVIVSGWIVGGESSQIKDVILCNETDDVFPLSLVDRPDVESAYPHRTAVGFQEFILTRQLTLGTSWFIQFWMDEEVYRFPLDLFVSGELCEEFLQQKQAKLAQIRPILQCPVCESDRLLIQDPVLSCPDCGSEFQLNSNHYNFLNRQLTEYGNVKSTASISANDYDPISLQLIEQLTNGLILDNGCGLRNFYYPNVVNLDIVDYPTTDVISIGEKLPFKSNSFDAVFSLAVLEHVKNPFECAKEIMRVLKPGGTLYAVVPFLQPFHGYPDHYYNMTSSGLKNLFSELEDLDCTVQLPGLPIAALTWFLNSYVQGLPQPIAESFKEMKIGDLLAHPHSYMDRDFVTSLQPQTNEELASCNYLIAKKPL; encoded by the coding sequence ATGCTTTCTAAGCCTTTTTTATATTGCATTGATTCTCCTCAGCCGAAAGATGCGATATCCGCAGCGTTTGTGATTGTTAGTGGTTGGATTGTGGGGGGTGAATCCAGTCAGATTAAAGATGTCATTCTCTGTAATGAAACCGATGATGTTTTCCCGTTATCCTTGGTCGATCGCCCCGATGTGGAATCCGCCTATCCCCATCGGACTGCAGTCGGCTTCCAAGAGTTTATTTTAACCCGTCAGCTAACCCTCGGAACCTCTTGGTTTATTCAGTTTTGGATGGATGAGGAAGTTTATCGCTTCCCCCTTGATTTGTTTGTATCTGGGGAATTATGCGAGGAGTTTTTGCAGCAAAAACAAGCAAAATTAGCCCAAATTCGACCGATTTTGCAATGTCCAGTCTGCGAAAGCGATCGCCTCCTCATTCAGGACCCCGTTCTCTCTTGTCCGGACTGTGGTTCAGAATTTCAACTGAATTCAAACCACTATAACTTTTTGAATCGCCAATTAACAGAATATGGCAACGTTAAATCAACGGCTTCCATTTCTGCCAATGATTATGACCCAATTAGCCTCCAATTAATCGAACAGCTTACCAATGGATTAATTTTAGATAATGGCTGCGGGTTGAGAAATTTCTATTATCCTAATGTCGTTAATTTAGATATTGTAGATTATCCCACCACCGATGTCATTAGTATCGGGGAAAAACTTCCGTTTAAATCTAATTCATTTGATGCCGTATTTTCCCTAGCGGTATTAGAGCACGTTAAAAACCCCTTTGAATGTGCCAAAGAAATTATGCGCGTTCTCAAACCCGGAGGGACGCTTTATGCAGTCGTGCCTTTTCTCCAGCCTTTTCATGGCTATCCAGATCATTACTATAATATGACCAGTAGTGGTCTCAAAAATCTATTTAGCGAATTAGAAGACCTAGATTGCACCGTACAACTGCCCGGATTACCCATTGCGGCTTTAACTTGGTTTCTCAACTCTTATGTCCAAGGGTTACCTCAACCCATTGCTGAATCGTTTAAAGAAATGAAAATTGGCGATTTGTTAGCGCATCCCCACAGTTATATGGACCGAGATTTTGTCACGTCTTTACAACCCCAAACCAATGAAGAGTTAGCCTCTTGTAATTATTTGATTGCCAAGAAACCGTTATAA